A stretch of Gorilla gorilla gorilla isolate KB3781 chromosome 9, NHGRI_mGorGor1-v2.1_pri, whole genome shotgun sequence DNA encodes these proteins:
- the JRKL gene encoding jerky protein homolog-like: MSGKRKRVVLTIKDKLDIIKKLEDGGSSKQLAVIYGIGETTVRDIRKNKEKIITYASSSDSTSLLAKRKSMKPSMYEELDRAMLEWFNQQRAKGNPISGPICAKRAEFFFYALGMDGDFNPSAGWLTRFKQRHSIREINIRNERLNGDETAVEDFCNNFRDFIERENLQPEQIYNADETGLFWKCLPSRISVIKGKCTVPGHKSIEERVTIMCCANATGLHKLKLCVVGKAKKPRSFKSTDTLNLPVSYFSQKGAWMDLSIFRQWFDKIFVPQVREYLRSKGLQEKAVLLLDNSPTHPNENVLRSDDGQIFAKYLPPNVASLIQPSDQGVIATMKRNYRAGLLQNNLEEGNDLKSFWKKLTLLDALYEIAMAWNLVKPVTISRAWKKILPMVEEKESLDFDVEDISVATVATILQHTKGLENVTTENLEKWLEVDSTEPGYEVLTDSEIIRRAQGQADESSENEEEEIELIPEKHINHAAALQWTENLLDYLEQQGDMILPDRLVIRKLRATIRNKQKMTKSSQ, from the coding sequence ATGTCGGGGAAACGGAAGCGTGTGGTGTTGACTATTAAAGATAAGCTTGATATAATAAAGAAACTTGAAGACGGAGGTTCTTCCAAACAACTGGCAGTGATTTATGGAATTGGTGAAACAACAGTTCgggatataagaaaaaataaggaaaagattaTAACTTATGCAAGCAGTTCTGATTCCACAAGTCTTTTGGCCAAGAGGAAATCTATGAAGCCATCCATGTATGAGGAGTTGGACAGGGCAATGCTGGAATGGTTCAACCAGCAAAGAGCAAAAGGGAATCCCATATCTGGACCAATTTGTGCAAAAAGGGCAGAGTTCTTCTTTTATGCTTTGGGAATGGATGGTGATTTTAACCCCTCTGCCGGTTGGCTAACTCGTTTTAAGCAGCGGCACAGCATTAGAGAGATTAACATTAGAAATGAAAGATTAAATGGAGATGAGACTGCGGTGGAAGATTTTTGTAATAACTTTCGAGATTTTATTGAACGAGAGAATTTACAGCCTGAACAAATCTACAATGCAGATGAAACTGGACTCTTTTGGAAGTGCTTGCCTTCTAGGATTTCAGTAATCAAAGGTAAATGCACTGTCCCTGGGCACAAATCAATTGAAGAAAGAGTCACAATCATGTGTTGTGCCAATGCAACAGGTTTACACAAACTTAAACTTTGTGTTGTGGGGAAAGCAAAGAAACCTCGCTCCTTTAAATCAACGGACACCTTAAACCTGCCAGTCTCTTATTTCAGCCAAAAAGGTGCATGGATGGATCTTTCCATTTTCCGACAATGGTTTGATAAAATTTTTGTGCCGCAAGTTCGAGAGTATTTAAGATCTAAAGGCTTGCAGGAAAAGGCTGTGCTCTTGTTGGATAATTCACCAACACATCCAAATGAAAATGTCCTAAGGTCAGATGATGgccaaatatttgctaaatatttaCCACCTAATGTGGCCTCATTGATTCAGCCTTCAGATCAGGGAGTCATAGCAACGATGAAGAGAAATTATCGTGCAGGTCTTCTCCAGAACAACTTGGAAGAAGGTAATGACCTGAAATCATTCTGGAAGAAGCTGACTCTGTTGGATGCACTTTATGAAATAGCAATGGCATGGAACTTAGTAAAACCAGTTACCATTAGCAGAGCATGGAAGAAGATTCTTCCTATGGTAGAGGAGAAAGAGAGCCTGGACTTTGatgttgaagatatttctgtgGCTACTGTGGCTACCATTTTACAACACACCAAAGGATTGGAAAATGTGACTACTGAGAACCTTGAAAAATGGCTTGAAGTAGACAGTACTGAACCAGGCTATGAAGTGTTAACTGATAGCGAAATCATCAGAAGAGCACAAGGCCAGGCAGATGAATCCAGTGAAAATGAGGAGGAGGAAATAGAACTAATTCCAGAAAAACATATTAATCATGCAGCTGCTCTCCAGTGGACTGAAAATTTATTGGATTATCTAGAACAACAAGGTGATATGATTCTACCTG